The Nitrosospira lacus genome window below encodes:
- a CDS encoding YgfZ/GcvT domain-containing protein, whose protein sequence is MNPAWQFYLQNCNAIIQDGRIVSFGDAAAELASVRSDTVLADLSHFGLIHFSGEDAQSFLQGQVSCDIRAISPSAIRSTALYGSYCNPKGRMLASFLMWHDNGGYAMQLPSALRAAIQKRLSMYVLRARARLTDSSDVLVRIGVAGAHAETLMREIPGEIPGSPLEVTHVQAGSIIRLAQDRFELIMPAEQAQTVWERWRKDARPVGSSCWDWLEIKAGIPMITTPTQEQFVPQMANLDAIGGISFQKGCYPGQEIVARTQYLGKIKRRMVLANIQPPSETSIEAGDELFSADMGEQSSGMIVNAAPAPDGGFDVLAVVQTRSIETGKIYWMSLDGPMLEMMPLPYSVHH, encoded by the coding sequence ATGAACCCCGCATGGCAATTTTATCTGCAAAACTGCAACGCCATCATCCAGGATGGCCGCATTGTCAGCTTTGGTGATGCCGCCGCGGAGCTGGCAAGTGTCAGGTCGGACACGGTGCTTGCTGATCTGTCGCATTTTGGCCTGATTCATTTTTCGGGTGAGGACGCGCAATCTTTTCTTCAGGGGCAGGTGAGTTGCGATATCAGGGCGATCAGCCCCTCCGCCATCCGCTCCACCGCGCTCTATGGAAGTTATTGCAACCCAAAGGGCAGGATGCTAGCAAGTTTCCTGATGTGGCACGACAACGGGGGCTATGCCATGCAATTGCCGTCGGCGTTGCGGGCAGCCATTCAGAAGCGTCTGTCCATGTATGTCCTGCGCGCCAGAGCCAGGCTGACCGACAGTAGTGACGTGCTGGTGCGCATCGGCGTGGCGGGAGCACATGCCGAGACGCTAATGCGGGAAATTCCGGGTGAGATTCCAGGATCTCCACTCGAAGTGACTCATGTTCAGGCGGGAAGCATCATCCGTCTTGCACAAGACCGTTTTGAGCTCATCATGCCCGCCGAGCAGGCACAAACCGTGTGGGAGCGCTGGAGGAAAGATGCCCGGCCGGTGGGATCATCCTGTTGGGATTGGCTGGAAATCAAAGCCGGTATTCCCATGATCACCACGCCGACACAAGAACAATTCGTACCGCAAATGGCGAATCTGGATGCCATCGGCGGGATAAGCTTCCAGAAGGGCTGTTATCCCGGTCAGGAGATTGTCGCCCGTACCCAGTATCTGGGAAAAATCAAACGCCGCATGGTCCTTGCCAATATCCAGCCACCGTCGGAAACGTCCATTGAAGCGGGAGATGAATTGTTCAGCGCCGATATGGGGGAACAGTCAAGCGGCATGATAGTCAATGCCGCTCCTGCACCTGACGGAGGGTTTGATGTGTTAGCGGTGGTACAGACAAGGAGTATCGAGACCGGTAAAATTTATTGGATGTCCTTGGATGGTCCCATGCTGGAGATGATGCCGCTACCCTATTCAGTACATCATTAG
- a CDS encoding protein YgfX: MAASSSPTPPLLIIQLQPSMRLAVILGLAHFSAIGLLWPLMLPAAAKLMGSAILILSLFFHLRRYALLRSPASVTGLELSDEMICTLELRRGERIACSVLGSSFVAPYLTVIELRALKILASGESMSSLTPSGLLTPRPPARIFSGRSVAILPDGIDAETFRQLRVMLRWKWKDPE, encoded by the coding sequence ATGGCTGCCTCCTCATCACCCACTCCCCCTTTGCTGATTATCCAGCTGCAGCCTTCCATGCGCCTTGCCGTGATACTGGGTCTTGCCCATTTTTCCGCTATCGGGCTATTGTGGCCGCTGATGCTGCCTGCGGCAGCCAAGCTGATGGGCAGCGCTATTCTGATACTCAGCCTTTTTTTCCATTTAAGGCGTTACGCATTGCTACGCTCACCGGCATCGGTGACAGGGCTCGAACTATCGGACGAAATGATCTGTACGCTCGAACTGCGGCGCGGGGAACGAATTGCCTGCAGCGTGCTCGGCAGCAGTTTTGTCGCGCCTTATCTCACGGTCATCGAACTGAGGGCGCTGAAAATCCTGGCGTCCGGGGAATCCATGTCATCCCTGACTCCTTCCGGTCTCCTGACTCCCCGCCCGCCAGCGCGAATATTCTCCGGGCGCAGCGTAGCGATTCTGCCGGACGGAATAGACGCGGAGACATTCAGGCAGTTGCGAGTAATGCTGCGGTGGAAATGGAAAGATCCGGAATGA
- a CDS encoding family 2A encapsulin nanocompartment shell protein yields MADIHQGHTALGDVAARTLANATKTVPQLRLITPRWLVHVLHWVPVEAGIYRVNKVKDPDRIEVDCSNKDERELPTTFVDYEEWGREYVLSAVNTVVDVHTRVSDLYSSPHNQIHEQVRLTIEIVKERQERELLNNKEYGLLNNVNDFMRIKTRSGPPTPDDLDDLIARVWKEPGFFLAHPQAIAAFGRECTLRGVPPPTVTMFGSQFLTWRGLPLIPCDKIDVVKGKTSILLLRTGESRQGVVGLYQPGLAGEQGMGLSVRFMGINHQAIASYLISLYCSLAVLTEDAVGMLENVDVGKYHEYK; encoded by the coding sequence ATGGCGGATATTCATCAAGGACACACAGCGCTGGGAGACGTGGCGGCACGCACGCTTGCCAATGCCACTAAAACCGTTCCTCAACTGCGGCTTATTACGCCACGCTGGCTTGTTCACGTGCTCCACTGGGTGCCGGTCGAGGCCGGTATCTACCGTGTAAACAAGGTAAAGGACCCAGATAGGATTGAAGTGGATTGCTCCAACAAGGACGAACGCGAACTGCCCACTACTTTTGTGGATTACGAGGAATGGGGACGGGAATATGTGTTGAGCGCGGTCAATACCGTAGTAGACGTGCATACTCGAGTTTCCGATCTGTATAGCAGTCCGCACAACCAGATTCACGAGCAGGTTCGCCTGACTATTGAAATTGTGAAGGAGCGCCAAGAAAGAGAGTTGTTGAATAACAAGGAATATGGCCTGCTCAATAATGTAAATGACTTCATGAGAATAAAAACGCGGTCGGGTCCACCCACTCCGGATGATCTGGACGATCTGATTGCACGCGTCTGGAAAGAGCCTGGTTTCTTTCTGGCACACCCGCAGGCAATCGCCGCGTTTGGACGCGAATGTACGCTCCGTGGCGTACCGCCTCCAACCGTGACCATGTTTGGCTCGCAGTTTCTCACCTGGCGCGGTCTCCCCCTCATTCCTTGCGACAAGATTGATGTGGTCAAGGGCAAGACTTCCATCCTGTTGCTGCGCACCGGGGAAAGCCGTCAGGGCGTTGTCGGACTCTATCAACCGGGACTGGCGGGCGAACAAGGCATGGGGCTCTCGGTGCGTTTCATGGGCATCAATCATCAAGCCATCGCTTCCTACCTGATTTCCTTGTATTGCTCGCTGGCAGTATTGACCGAAGACGCCGTCGGCATGCTCGAAAATGTCGATGTGGGCAAATATCATGAGTACAAGTAA
- a CDS encoding sulfate ABC transporter substrate-binding protein, with translation MAFIKSHKSHIAVIVLISLVSLGAAYAALQTFSPVSAHDPARELYADLNEAFATHWKARSGVDISIGLARSKSGKPIRAVLDGLNIPTLALSYDVGKLREKNRFIAPAWNQTLPQNMPNFSVHASPYTSTIVFLVRKGNPKKLIDWNDLLRPDIEVVTPNPKISDNGRWNYLAAWEYAFRQPDGGEAAALEFVRKLFAHIRSPAPTDFIERGIGDVLLVWENEAHLLIRQASAEGAEKFEIVTPSMSIVAEPAVSVVSAVADGNGAREVTTAYIDYLYTPQAQEIAGKHYYRPRDAQAEAKYASQFPALELFTLEEVAGGWQQAQKTHFAKGGIFEHIQRN, from the coding sequence ATGGCTTTCATTAAATCCCACAAATCCCATATCGCTGTTATCGTATTGATATCCTTGGTCAGCCTGGGTGCCGCGTATGCTGCATTGCAGACATTCTCTCCTGTTTCCGCTCACGATCCCGCCCGCGAGCTGTATGCGGATTTGAATGAGGCATTCGCCACCCACTGGAAAGCCCGCTCCGGTGTGGATATCAGCATTGGCCTCGCCCGGAGCAAATCGGGGAAACCGATACGCGCTGTGCTGGATGGACTCAATATTCCAACTCTTGCCCTGTCTTACGATGTGGGTAAGCTGCGCGAAAAAAACCGGTTCATTGCTCCTGCCTGGAATCAAACCCTACCGCAAAACATGCCCAACTTCTCAGTGCATGCCTCGCCCTATACTTCGACCATTGTGTTTCTGGTGCGCAAGGGAAATCCAAAGAAACTGATCGACTGGAACGATCTCCTGCGTCCGGATATAGAAGTGGTTACGCCCAATCCGAAGATTTCTGACAACGGCCGCTGGAATTACCTGGCGGCATGGGAGTATGCGTTCAGGCAGCCGGACGGCGGCGAAGCGGCTGCGCTTGAATTCGTCAGGAAATTGTTCGCTCATATCAGATCGCCCGCACCCACTGACTTCATCGAGCGAGGGATCGGGGACGTACTGCTGGTGTGGGAGAATGAAGCTCATCTGCTGATCCGCCAAGCCAGCGCAGAAGGTGCGGAAAAATTTGAAATTGTCACGCCATCCATGTCTATAGTGGCCGAACCCGCGGTCAGCGTTGTGAGCGCGGTGGCTGACGGGAACGGCGCGCGTGAAGTGACCACCGCTTATATCGATTATCTCTACACTCCCCAGGCCCAGGAGATTGCGGGCAAGCACTATTACCGCCCGCGTGATGCGCAGGCGGAGGCCAAGTATGCAAGTCAATTCCCTGCGCTGGAACTGTTCACCCTGGAAGAGGTTGCCGGCGGCTGGCAGCAAGCCCAGAAAACACATTTTGCCAAGGGTGGAATTTTTGAGCACATTCAAAGGAATTAA